A region from the Benincasa hispida cultivar B227 chromosome 10, ASM972705v1, whole genome shotgun sequence genome encodes:
- the LOC120089080 gene encoding uncharacterized protein LOC120089080 — MNEVLYNIEELEIRTCLQLVQVFGNDNIQRCANLKTLILRDLPKLTHVLKNIDQITTITFSNLVDLQVHGCHGMKILFSLSVAKNLVNLNSIEIFDCKEMKSIVIEAAAEENSEIIFKKLTITRLHNLPKLASFYNGKCKLTFPLLETLEIEECNEMEIFSNGIISIEEGKDSVLGAPYPKPFFTHKVSFPALEILRIDGGNSLEMLWNKNKPIASSFCKLREISIENCNKLRCMFPWSIVKSLAFLETLNIFSCELLERIFETEKRSFATEEEENGEIVFNRLSRLEFDNLPSLLCFHSGKCTLKFVALNFLKIRRCHDMKTFSYGITNTPNLQAVEIGENEVPVSPTKGINDIIQAFFTQESINNKLLSPTNNSASDTSL; from the exons ATGAATGAAGTATTATACAATATTGAAGAACTGGAAATTAGGACTTGCCTCCAGTTGGTACAAGTATTTGGAAATGACAATATCCAAAGATGTGCAAATTTGAAGACGTTAATATTGCGGGATCTTCCTAAACTTACACACGTGTTGAAGAACATCGATCAAATAACCACAATCACATTCTCCAACTTGGTTGATCTTCAAGTACATGGTTGCCATggaatgaaaattttgtttagtCTTTCAGTGGCAAAAAATCTGGTGAATCTCAATTCCATTGAAATATTTGATTGTAAGGAAATGAAATCCATAGTCATTGAAGCAGCAGCAGAAGAAAATAgtgaaattatttttaagaaactgACTATAACCAGATTACACAACTTACCAAAACTTGCAAGCTTTTACAATGGAAAATGCAAGCTTACGTTCCCTTTGTTGGAAACACTGGAAATAGAAGAATGCAATGAAATGGAGATCTTTTCAAATGGAATAATAAGCATAGAAGAAGGTAAAGACTCAGTATTGGGGGCACCTTATCCAAAACCCTTTTTCACTCACAAG gtttcatttcctgcattggagATTTTAAGGATTGATGGAGGAAATAGTTTGGAGATGTTATGGAATAAGAATAAGCCGATTGCAAGTTCCTTTTGCAAACTTCGAGAGATAAGTATTGAAAACTGCAACAAGTTGAGATGCATGTTTCCTTGGAGTATAGTGAAATCACTTGCTTTTTTAGAAACACTGAATATCTTTTCTTGTGAGTTATTAGAAAGGATATTTGAAACCGAAAAGCGGAGTTTTgcaacagaagaagaagaaaatggtgaAATTGTGTTCAACAGACTGAGTCGTCTGGAATTTGATAATTTACCAAGCCTACTTTGTTTTCACTCTGGAAAATGCACACTTAAATTTGTTGCCTTGAATTTCTTGAAGATAAGAAGATGCCATGAtatgaaaacattttcatatGGAATAACAAACACTCCCAATTTGCAAGCCGTCGAGATAGGAGAAAATGAAGTTCCAGTATCACCAACAAAGGGGATAAATGACATTATCCAAGCTTTTTTCACACAAGAG TCTATTAATAATAAGCTTCTATCACCAACAAACAATTCAGCAAGTGATACAAGTCTATGA